One window of the Leucobacter komagatae genome contains the following:
- a CDS encoding cupin, which yields MSTGSHGDVQLENEHFRVTQWTIEPGGVIPMHRHDFEYVVIPLVTDIMHVRNADGTEIEAALQTGVSYTRPAGSEHEVSNPHSSANIVFVEVEKLA from the coding sequence ATGAGTACCGGATCACACGGCGATGTGCAGCTTGAGAACGAACACTTCCGCGTGACGCAGTGGACGATCGAGCCCGGCGGCGTGATTCCGATGCACAGGCACGACTTTGAGTACGTCGTGATCCCGCTCGTCACCGACATCATGCACGTGCGCAACGCCGACGGCACCGAGATCGAGGCCGCGCTTCAGACCGGCGTGAGCTACACCCGCCCCGCCGGCTCCGAGCACGAGGTTTCGAACCCGCACTCCTCGGCCAACATCGTCTTCGTAGAAGTGGAGAAGCTCGCGTGA
- a CDS encoding SseB family protein: protein MAESHEIPEGVDENYENEAARAALLAFKETPDYEHLAAFLNSLREGYLVVDVTGTSTKKKGPRVRTIRSTKGQLVLPIFTSMAELRALAPTAGGGELKGAIMPAHSALSLITADRFVAAEFDKASAALVCLRKFIMLVLGDDEITAESLQA from the coding sequence ATGGCTGAATCGCACGAGATCCCTGAGGGCGTCGACGAGAATTACGAGAACGAGGCGGCGCGGGCCGCGCTCCTCGCGTTCAAGGAGACCCCGGACTATGAGCACCTCGCGGCCTTCCTGAACTCGCTGCGCGAGGGCTACCTCGTGGTCGACGTGACCGGCACGTCCACGAAGAAGAAGGGGCCGCGGGTTCGCACCATCCGGTCCACGAAGGGCCAGCTCGTGTTGCCCATTTTCACGTCGATGGCAGAGCTGCGCGCGCTGGCACCAACGGCCGGGGGTGGCGAGCTCAAGGGCGCGATCATGCCCGCGCACTCGGCGCTCTCCCTCATCACGGCCGACCGCTTCGTTGCGGCCGAGTTCGACAAGGCGTCGGCCGCGCTCGTCTGCCTCCGCAAATTCATCATGCTCGTGCTCGGTGACGACGAGATTACCGCGGAGTCGCTGCAGGCGTAA
- a CDS encoding energy-coupling factor ABC transporter ATP-binding protein — translation MISFNQASVVSHDGATILHPFSLELAEQRIAVIGANGSGKSTLARLINGLVEPSSGTVTIGAADTSTPALDTVADGSAVRRAVGFVFTDPAAQLIMPTVIEDVELSLRREHRRAEDRRQAALAALARFGLDGFAERSVHGLSGGQQQLLAIATVLATGPRILVTDEPTTLLDLRNTRIIGDLLTSLTQQVVIVTHNLELAARTDRALVVDQGRIVFDGAPAAAIAHYRDSVAA, via the coding sequence GTGATCTCGTTCAACCAGGCCAGCGTCGTCTCGCACGACGGCGCCACGATCCTGCACCCGTTCTCGCTCGAGCTCGCCGAGCAGCGAATCGCGGTCATCGGCGCGAACGGATCTGGGAAATCGACGCTCGCGAGGCTCATCAACGGCCTCGTCGAGCCAAGCTCGGGGACAGTCACGATCGGCGCCGCCGACACGTCCACCCCCGCACTCGACACGGTCGCTGACGGCTCCGCCGTGCGCCGGGCCGTCGGGTTCGTGTTCACCGACCCCGCCGCGCAGCTCATCATGCCGACGGTGATCGAGGACGTCGAGCTGTCACTGCGCAGGGAGCACCGGCGGGCGGAGGATCGCAGGCAGGCCGCGCTCGCGGCGCTCGCAAGGTTCGGCCTCGACGGCTTCGCGGAGCGCAGCGTCCACGGGCTCTCGGGCGGCCAGCAGCAGCTCCTCGCGATCGCGACCGTGCTCGCGACAGGCCCGCGGATCCTCGTCACCGACGAGCCGACGACGCTCCTCGACCTGCGAAACACCCGCATCATCGGCGACCTACTCACCTCGCTCACGCAGCAGGTCGTGATCGTCACCCACAACCTCGAGCTCGCGGCGCGAACCGACAGGGCGCTGGTGGTGGATCAGGGGCGCATCGTCTTCGATGGTGCCCCGGCCGCGGCGATCGCCCACTACCGCGACAGCGTGGCGGCGTGA
- a CDS encoding GNAT family N-acetyltransferase, with translation MTELIIRPVADTDRDAWQATYRGYRDFYEKEHDPAVFETVWGWLHDPTHETRGLVAELDGEIVGLAHFRRFARPLAGSTGIYLDDLFTTPAARGHGAGSALIARLEEIAREEGATLVRWITADSNATARSLYDKLATQTPWVTYDIAL, from the coding sequence GTGACCGAACTCATCATTCGCCCCGTCGCCGATACTGATCGCGACGCCTGGCAGGCAACCTACCGCGGCTACCGCGACTTCTACGAGAAAGAGCACGACCCGGCGGTCTTCGAGACGGTCTGGGGTTGGCTGCACGACCCCACCCACGAGACACGCGGGCTCGTCGCTGAACTCGACGGCGAGATCGTCGGCCTTGCGCACTTCCGGCGCTTTGCCCGGCCGCTCGCCGGGTCGACGGGCATCTACCTTGACGACCTGTTCACGACGCCCGCGGCGCGCGGGCATGGCGCAGGCTCCGCGCTCATCGCCCGCCTCGAAGAGATTGCGCGCGAAGAGGGAGCGACGCTCGTGCGGTGGATCACCGCCGACTCAAACGCGACCGCCCGCAGCCTGTACGACAAGCTCGCGACGCAGACGCCCTGGGTCACCTACGACATCGCCCTCTAG
- a CDS encoding HdeD family acid-resistance protein, whose product MSATETTEGTIKEAATDGARVLFGVGGLIAIVLGLFVIFAPKTTAGVTLTFVAALIGAYAIVTGIVYFGTAIFSRSLGGWSRVGHILLGILYVIGGVIIMSNLMTAGVVTALMFSIMVGILWLFEGVLAFATASKTDNKAWTIIYGIISVIAGITLLLSPMMGAMTLWWLLGISMVVLGFVQVVRAFKVGK is encoded by the coding sequence ATGTCTGCAACTGAAACCACCGAGGGCACCATCAAGGAGGCCGCAACCGACGGCGCCCGGGTTCTCTTCGGCGTTGGCGGCCTCATCGCCATCGTCCTCGGCCTCTTCGTGATCTTCGCTCCGAAGACCACCGCCGGCGTCACCCTGACGTTCGTCGCCGCCCTCATCGGCGCCTACGCGATCGTCACCGGCATCGTTTACTTCGGCACCGCGATCTTCTCACGCAGCCTCGGAGGCTGGTCGCGCGTCGGCCACATTCTCCTCGGCATCCTCTACGTCATCGGCGGCGTGATCATCATGTCGAACCTGATGACCGCTGGCGTCGTCACCGCGCTCATGTTCTCGATCATGGTCGGTATCCTCTGGCTGTTTGAGGGCGTGCTCGCCTTCGCGACCGCGTCGAAGACCGACAACAAGGCCTGGACCATCATCTACGGCATCATCTCGGTCATCGCGGGTATCACGCTGCTGCTCTCGCCCATGATGGGCGCAATGACGCTCTGGTGGCTGCTCGGCATCTCGATGGTCGTCCTCGGCTTCGTGCAGGTCGTGCGCGCGTTCAAGGTCGGCAAGTAG
- a CDS encoding TetR family transcriptional regulator, giving the protein MRNTRADVVTAALRVLDAQGLESCSMRRVAAELDVQPSALYHHVPNKQSLLALMADEIVRAVPLGQGDARALCVALRDAMLSVRDGADVVATAEAFQLGSSAVEQRLAELVGVDGARTLLLYTFGHAQSTQTHRQAAEFGALLDTASGPNGGVAAAPDLDASFARGLDIILAGLAAG; this is encoded by the coding sequence ATGCGCAACACGAGAGCCGACGTCGTCACCGCGGCGCTGCGGGTGCTCGACGCGCAGGGCCTCGAATCCTGCTCCATGCGCAGGGTGGCGGCAGAGCTCGACGTGCAGCCGAGCGCGCTCTACCACCACGTCCCGAACAAGCAGAGCCTGCTCGCGCTCATGGCCGACGAGATCGTGCGCGCGGTGCCGCTCGGCCAGGGCGATGCCCGCGCGCTGTGCGTCGCGCTTCGCGACGCCATGCTCTCGGTGCGCGACGGGGCTGACGTCGTCGCGACGGCCGAGGCGTTTCAGCTCGGGTCGTCGGCCGTCGAGCAGCGGCTTGCCGAGCTCGTTGGTGTCGACGGCGCCCGAACGCTCTTGCTCTACACCTTCGGTCACGCGCAGTCGACCCAGACGCACCGCCAGGCGGCGGAGTTCGGGGCGCTGCTCGACACCGCCTCAGGCCCAAACGGCGGTGTGGCCGCGGCACCAGACCTTGACGCGTCGTTTGCCCGGGGCCTCGACATCATCCTCGCCGGGCTCGCGGCCGGCTAG
- a CDS encoding DUF4190 domain-containing protein — protein MSNVPPPRVVYQQPFQQPVPPPVNGMAVTSLVLGIIGGLIGIWSPFPIFGIIAGAVAFIPALLAIIFGHTGLRTSKRTGAGRGPAITGLVFGYATIAIIVASVLFWGSVLAFGSDSGMSSSF, from the coding sequence ATGAGCAATGTGCCTCCCCCGCGGGTTGTCTACCAGCAGCCGTTCCAGCAACCCGTGCCGCCCCCGGTGAACGGCATGGCTGTCACGTCGCTCGTGCTCGGCATCATCGGCGGGCTCATCGGCATCTGGTCGCCCTTCCCGATCTTCGGGATCATCGCGGGCGCGGTCGCCTTCATCCCCGCGCTTCTCGCGATCATCTTTGGGCACACCGGCTTGCGCACGTCGAAGCGCACGGGCGCGGGCCGCGGGCCCGCGATTACCGGGCTCGTTTTCGGCTACGCGACGATCGCAATCATCGTGGCTTCGGTGCTGTTCTGGGGCTCGGTCCTCGCCTTCGGCTCTGACTCGGGCATGAGCTCGTCGTTCTGA
- a CDS encoding energy-coupling factor transporter transmembrane component T family protein produces MSIASPLGAYIPRRGPLHALRPGAKLLGLFAFAIAIIVAPGWISSLCALAIGATLAVLAGLRGRDFWRVARAFALVGVPLFAFQTWSSGWERGLEVIADILALILAASAVTASTRASDMLDTISWALTPLERFGVDTERVSLTFSLAIRMIPAVQELARDAEQAARARGLDRNLRARTVPLVLRTVSQAQLTGQALAARGIGDEEAP; encoded by the coding sequence GTGAGCATCGCGTCGCCGCTCGGGGCATACATCCCGCGACGGGGGCCGCTCCACGCGCTCAGGCCGGGCGCGAAGCTCCTCGGACTGTTCGCCTTCGCGATCGCCATCATCGTCGCGCCCGGGTGGATCAGCTCGCTCTGCGCGCTCGCGATCGGCGCTACCCTGGCTGTTCTCGCTGGGCTGCGCGGGCGCGACTTCTGGCGGGTTGCGCGCGCGTTCGCGCTCGTCGGAGTGCCCCTCTTTGCGTTCCAGACATGGAGCTCGGGGTGGGAACGCGGCCTCGAGGTCATCGCAGACATCCTCGCGCTGATCCTGGCCGCGAGCGCAGTGACCGCGAGCACGCGGGCGAGCGACATGCTCGACACGATCTCGTGGGCGCTCACGCCTCTCGAACGGTTCGGTGTTGACACCGAGCGCGTATCCCTCACCTTCTCGCTCGCGATCCGCATGATTCCTGCGGTGCAGGAGCTCGCCCGCGACGCTGAGCAGGCCGCACGCGCCCGCGGGCTCGACCGCAACCTTCGCGCCCGCACCGTGCCGCTCGTGCTGCGCACCGTGTCACAGGCGCAGCTCACCGGGCAGGCGCTGGCCGCACGGGGCATCGGTGACGAAGAGGCACCGTAG
- a CDS encoding MFS transporter: MAAKDSPISPSRWTFGVLVVFTMFGFGFGNWLARIPAVRDRLGASTFEMSVIGLTLAAGSLIGLVLAGRTVTWLGPRRAIFYGALGQALFMPLGATLLWFGMPIPGMLALACYGFFFSTSDVAMNVSGAAAERALGKSRMPILHGGYSFGGVSAMGVGALAEMFKVPVPVHLSIVFALVVVGILFAIRRIPRVEPGVSPAEPLPVSTSTGPIQLLANPAAETSPERPSSYNPWRDPRIIVIGFVAMSLSLTEGTATDWLPLALADHRGFTNSAAALALGVFFVAMLSTRAAGSLLLERFGRVAILRASAITAGTSIVLLNVLPFSWAAYVCAGLWGVGSALGFPIGISAAADDPEKAVRGVATVSAIAYAAFLVGPMAIGLLGEHLGLLNAFLPLVAFLIFVIFAAGAAREPGRQTPSKTTG; the protein is encoded by the coding sequence GTGGCTGCCAAAGACTCCCCCATTTCACCGTCGCGGTGGACCTTCGGTGTGCTCGTCGTGTTCACGATGTTCGGGTTTGGGTTCGGTAACTGGCTCGCCCGCATCCCGGCCGTGCGCGACAGGCTCGGGGCGAGCACGTTCGAGATGAGCGTCATCGGCCTCACGCTCGCCGCGGGCTCGCTCATCGGGCTCGTGTTGGCGGGCCGCACCGTGACCTGGCTCGGGCCGCGGCGGGCAATCTTCTACGGCGCGCTCGGCCAGGCGCTCTTCATGCCGCTCGGAGCGACGCTGCTCTGGTTCGGCATGCCTATCCCGGGGATGCTCGCGCTCGCCTGCTACGGCTTCTTCTTCAGCACGAGCGACGTCGCGATGAACGTCAGCGGGGCCGCAGCCGAGCGCGCACTCGGCAAATCACGCATGCCGATCCTGCACGGCGGCTACAGCTTTGGCGGCGTGAGCGCGATGGGCGTCGGGGCGCTCGCCGAGATGTTCAAGGTCCCCGTTCCGGTCCATCTGAGTATCGTGTTCGCGCTCGTCGTCGTGGGCATCCTGTTCGCGATCCGGCGCATTCCGCGGGTCGAGCCGGGGGTGAGCCCCGCCGAGCCGCTGCCCGTCAGCACGAGCACGGGCCCGATCCAGCTCCTCGCGAACCCGGCGGCCGAGACCTCCCCCGAGCGGCCGTCGAGCTACAACCCGTGGCGCGACCCGCGCATCATCGTGATCGGCTTCGTTGCGATGAGCCTGAGCCTCACCGAGGGCACAGCGACCGACTGGCTGCCGCTTGCGCTCGCCGACCACCGCGGCTTCACGAACTCGGCGGCGGCCCTCGCGCTCGGCGTCTTCTTCGTCGCGATGCTGTCGACCCGCGCCGCGGGCTCCCTGCTGCTCGAGCGATTCGGCCGCGTGGCGATCCTCCGCGCGAGCGCGATCACGGCCGGCACGAGCATCGTGCTGCTCAATGTGCTGCCGTTCAGTTGGGCCGCGTACGTCTGCGCGGGGCTCTGGGGCGTCGGCAGCGCCCTCGGGTTCCCCATCGGCATCTCTGCGGCTGCCGACGACCCCGAAAAGGCCGTCCGAGGCGTCGCGACGGTCTCGGCGATCGCGTACGCCGCGTTCCTCGTCGGCCCGATGGCGATCGGCCTGCTCGGTGAGCACCTCGGGCTCTTGAACGCGTTCCTACCCCTCGTCGCGTTCCTCATCTTCGTGATCTTCGCGGCGGGCGCGGCCCGCGAGCCCGGCAGACAGACACCCAGCAAGACAACCGGCTAA
- a CDS encoding acyl-CoA thioesterase: protein MSAYRYIVRKWVKPEDLNQHDALFGGRLLEWVDEEAAIVAVVQLGSTDVVTRHMSAIDFVGRANRGDLLELEYRVESFGRTSVTLSCRVDNVVTAQEILRLDSIVFVAVDEAGHPRPHGFTEPTTGTERLRVSGEAA from the coding sequence ATGAGCGCCTACAGGTACATCGTCCGCAAATGGGTGAAGCCCGAGGACCTCAACCAGCACGACGCCCTCTTCGGTGGGCGGCTGCTTGAGTGGGTTGACGAAGAGGCCGCGATCGTCGCTGTCGTGCAGCTCGGCTCGACCGACGTTGTGACCCGTCACATGTCGGCAATCGACTTCGTTGGCCGGGCAAACCGCGGCGACCTGCTCGAGCTCGAGTACCGCGTCGAGTCGTTCGGCCGCACGTCGGTCACGCTGAGTTGCCGGGTCGACAACGTCGTGACGGCTCAAGAGATTCTGCGCCTCGACAGCATCGTGTTCGTTGCCGTCGACGAGGCGGGGCACCCGAGGCCTCACGGCTTCACGGAACCAACCACGGGCACCGAGCGCCTGCGCGTCAGCGGTGAGGCCGCGTAA
- a CDS encoding DoxX family protein — translation MTSNARTAAGILVLRIAVGAIFAAHGAQKLFEYGVAGTTGAFTDMGVPGAAVVAPAIAALEFGGGILLVLGAFTRVVGVLLAADMAGAIALVHAPAGFWVDAGGVEFVALLGAGALALAFTGGDRFSADNTVLKRALPALLR, via the coding sequence ATGACTTCGAACGCTCGAACCGCCGCTGGAATCCTGGTGCTGCGCATCGCCGTGGGTGCGATCTTCGCCGCCCACGGCGCGCAGAAGCTCTTTGAGTACGGCGTCGCCGGAACAACTGGTGCATTCACCGACATGGGAGTCCCCGGTGCGGCCGTCGTCGCACCCGCGATCGCGGCACTTGAGTTCGGCGGCGGGATCCTGCTCGTGCTCGGCGCTTTCACCAGAGTCGTCGGCGTCTTGCTCGCGGCCGACATGGCCGGCGCGATCGCGCTCGTGCACGCGCCCGCCGGGTTCTGGGTCGATGCAGGCGGCGTCGAGTTCGTGGCGCTGCTTGGGGCCGGTGCGCTCGCGCTCGCCTTCACTGGCGGCGACAGGTTCTCGGCCGACAACACCGTGCTCAAGAGGGCGCTCCCCGCGCTCCTGCGCTAG
- a CDS encoding SCO4848 family membrane protein, with protein sequence MVVFAGTLLLLNAAYNVLVWPRFWTRVAADPRARDEQGRPTKFLTVHAVLISVALLIAAVSAVAGVLVLTAG encoded by the coding sequence ATGGTCGTCTTTGCAGGAACCCTGTTGCTCTTGAACGCCGCGTACAACGTCTTGGTGTGGCCGCGTTTCTGGACCCGAGTCGCAGCGGACCCACGCGCGCGCGACGAGCAGGGTCGCCCCACCAAGTTCCTCACGGTCCACGCCGTGCTCATTTCGGTAGCCCTGCTCATCGCCGCGGTCTCGGCGGTCGCGGGCGTACTCGTACTCACCGCGGGCTAA
- the nucS gene encoding endonuclease NucS — protein MRIVVADCSVDYAGRLSAHLPRAKRVLMLKGDGSILVHSDGGSYKPLNWMSPPCSLEPLELDDDVREAGIVEQWQVTHKKTADKLVVSLFEIIHDSSYDLGVDPGLIKDGVEAHLQELLADQINLLGDGHSLVRREYMTAIGPVDILARDSEGVSVAVEIKRRGEIDGVEQLTRYLELMNRDPLLAPVSGVFAAQEIKPQARTLAEDRGIRCLVLDYDAMRGMEDKNTLF, from the coding sequence GTGCGAATCGTGGTTGCTGACTGTTCCGTTGACTATGCGGGTCGGCTGTCGGCCCACCTGCCGCGCGCGAAGCGTGTGCTGATGCTGAAGGGCGACGGCTCGATCCTCGTCCACTCAGACGGTGGCTCGTACAAGCCGCTGAACTGGATGAGCCCGCCGTGCTCGCTTGAGCCGCTCGAACTCGACGACGACGTGCGTGAGGCCGGCATCGTCGAGCAGTGGCAGGTCACGCACAAGAAGACCGCAGACAAGCTCGTGGTCTCGCTGTTCGAGATCATCCACGACTCGTCGTACGACCTCGGTGTCGACCCCGGGCTCATCAAGGACGGCGTCGAGGCGCACCTGCAAGAGCTGCTCGCCGACCAGATTAACCTGCTCGGCGACGGGCACTCGCTCGTGCGCCGCGAGTACATGACGGCGATCGGCCCCGTCGACATCCTTGCCCGTGACTCGGAGGGCGTCTCGGTCGCCGTCGAGATCAAGCGCCGCGGTGAGATCGACGGCGTTGAGCAGCTCACCCGCTACCTCGAGCTCATGAACCGCGACCCGCTGCTCGCCCCCGTGTCGGGTGTCTTCGCGGCGCAGGAGATCAAGCCGCAGGCGCGCACGCTCGCGGAGGATCGCGGAATCCGCTGCCTCGTGCTCGACTACGACGCGATGCGCGGCATGGAAGACAAGAACACCCTGTTCTAG
- a CDS encoding MATE family efflux transporter, translated as MSEAASDTGGAVNRRSIDRRIAALAFPALGALIVEPMLLTLDAIFIGHLGAAPLAGLAIASAILQTAVGLMIFLAYSTTPMVSRRRGAGNIRGAVQAGIDGLWLALGIGIAVGCALWLLSAPLVSAFGADAAASEQALAYLTVSCLGVPAMLLVFAATGLLRGLQDTRTPLYVATIGFSANALLNWWFIYGLGWGIAGSAWGTVIAQWGMVVVYIAVVARHARRAGAGWLPHRDGLSQAGRSGGWLFVRTLGLRAAFLATVFAATSHGTEATAAYQVVFTISSTAAFALDALAIAAQALIGDALGSRNAALARQVVRRTILWGLVAGAAIGAVLALGSPVIGRAFTSDAGVLELLPPALIVLGASLPLGGFVFVLDGVLMGAGDARYLAWTSLVNLAVYLPVLWLATALVPSGTAALVAITASFMIAFMLARATTLGLRAKSGRWIVLGA; from the coding sequence ATGTCTGAGGCTGCGAGCGACACCGGGGGTGCGGTGAACCGCCGCTCAATCGACCGCAGGATCGCGGCGCTCGCCTTCCCCGCCCTCGGCGCGCTGATCGTCGAGCCGATGCTGCTCACCCTCGATGCGATCTTCATCGGCCACCTTGGCGCCGCGCCGCTCGCGGGCCTCGCGATCGCGAGCGCGATCCTGCAGACCGCGGTCGGCCTCATGATCTTCCTCGCCTACTCGACGACGCCGATGGTCTCGCGGCGCCGCGGCGCGGGGAACATCCGGGGCGCGGTGCAGGCTGGCATCGACGGGTTGTGGCTCGCGCTCGGGATCGGGATCGCGGTTGGCTGCGCCCTCTGGCTCTTGAGTGCGCCGCTGGTCAGCGCGTTTGGCGCGGACGCTGCGGCGAGCGAGCAGGCGCTTGCCTACCTCACGGTCTCATGCCTGGGCGTCCCGGCGATGCTGCTCGTGTTCGCCGCGACGGGCCTGCTCCGCGGGCTGCAAGACACTCGGACCCCGCTCTACGTCGCGACAATCGGCTTCTCAGCGAACGCGCTGCTCAACTGGTGGTTCATCTACGGGCTCGGCTGGGGCATCGCGGGGAGCGCATGGGGCACGGTCATCGCGCAGTGGGGCATGGTCGTCGTCTACATCGCCGTCGTCGCACGCCACGCGCGCCGGGCAGGCGCGGGCTGGCTGCCGCACCGCGACGGGCTGTCGCAGGCGGGCCGCTCGGGCGGCTGGCTGTTCGTGCGCACGCTCGGGCTTCGGGCCGCGTTTCTCGCGACCGTGTTCGCGGCAACGAGCCACGGCACCGAGGCGACCGCCGCGTACCAGGTCGTGTTCACGATCTCCTCGACGGCTGCGTTCGCGCTCGATGCCCTCGCGATCGCAGCGCAGGCGCTCATCGGCGATGCGCTTGGCTCACGCAACGCGGCGCTCGCACGCCAGGTCGTGCGGCGCACGATCCTCTGGGGCCTCGTCGCGGGCGCCGCGATCGGCGCCGTGCTCGCCCTCGGCAGCCCGGTCATCGGGCGCGCGTTCACGAGCGACGCCGGCGTGCTCGAGCTGCTCCCGCCCGCGCTCATCGTGCTCGGCGCCTCGCTGCCCCTCGGCGGGTTCGTCTTCGTGCTCGACGGGGTGCTGATGGGCGCGGGCGACGCCCGCTACCTCGCGTGGACGAGCCTCGTGAACCTCGCCGTCTACCTGCCGGTGCTCTGGCTCGCAACGGCGCTCGTGCCGAGCGGCACCGCGGCGCTCGTCGCGATCACCGCGAGCTTCATGATCGCATTCATGCTCGCCCGCGCGACCACGCTCGGTCTGCGCGCGAAGAGCGGGCGATGGATCGTGCTCGGCGCGTAG
- a CDS encoding biotin transporter BioY yields the protein MTAAPAAIPARKRRSTATDLALIASFAALIGACSFLPAIPIGVVPITLQTFAVILAGAVLGSTRGALAVLLWMAVGIIGLPVFTAGGAGLAPFAGPSVGYLVSFPIAAFFTGFVVERLPRKRIATSIPLILLAGAAASILITYPLGALGMAWRADLTLGQAFAFGLSFIPGDILKNVLMAIVATSVHRAFPGLLPARGRAATA from the coding sequence ATGACCGCCGCCCCCGCAGCCATCCCCGCGCGCAAGCGCCGCAGCACCGCGACCGACCTCGCCCTCATCGCGAGCTTCGCCGCGCTCATCGGCGCGTGCTCGTTCCTTCCCGCGATCCCGATCGGCGTCGTCCCCATCACCCTGCAGACCTTCGCCGTGATCCTCGCGGGCGCGGTGCTCGGCTCCACGCGCGGCGCGCTCGCCGTGCTGCTCTGGATGGCCGTCGGCATCATCGGCCTCCCCGTCTTTACGGCGGGCGGTGCAGGGCTCGCCCCGTTCGCGGGCCCCTCGGTCGGCTACCTCGTGTCGTTCCCGATCGCGGCCTTCTTCACCGGCTTCGTCGTCGAGCGTCTGCCGCGAAAGCGCATCGCGACGAGCATCCCGCTGATCCTGCTCGCCGGCGCCGCCGCCTCGATCCTCATCACCTACCCGCTCGGTGCGCTCGGAATGGCGTGGCGCGCAGACCTCACGCTCGGCCAGGCGTTCGCGTTCGGCCTCTCTTTCATTCCCGGCGACATCCTCAAGAACGTGCTCATGGCGATCGTCGCAACGTCGGTTCACCGCGCCTTCCCCGGCCTGCTTCCCGCGCGAGGCCGCGCCGCTACCGCGTAG